One Tepidimicrobium xylanilyticum DNA window includes the following coding sequences:
- the rpmH gene encoding 50S ribosomal protein L34, translating into MKRTYQPKRRQRSKEHGFRKRMKTKSGRNVIRNRRRKGRVRLTA; encoded by the coding sequence ATGAAAAGAACTTATCAACCGAAGAGAAGACAAAGAAGTAAGGAACATGGTTTTAGGAAAAGAATGAAAACCAAGTCCGGACGAAATGTAATTCGAAATAGGAGAAGGAAGGGCAGAGTAAGATTGACAGCTTAA
- the rnpA gene encoding ribonuclease P protein component — protein MDKKNKLRKNVDFLRVYKNGKSYGNRNLVLYVLKNGLDYSRFGFSVSKKIGNSVVRNKVKRRLKEIVRKSLYNIENGYDIILIPKKSVIDLEFNILEESVYHILKVSGLFKEFGDK, from the coding sequence ATGGATAAGAAGAATAAGTTGAGAAAAAATGTAGATTTTCTAAGAGTTTATAAGAATGGGAAAAGTTATGGGAATCGGAATTTAGTTTTGTATGTTTTAAAGAATGGGTTAGATTATTCTAGGTTTGGTTTTTCCGTTTCTAAAAAGATAGGTAATAGTGTCGTTCGTAATAAGGTTAAAAGGAGATTGAAGGAAATAGTTAGGAAGAGTCTCTATAATATCGAAAATGGATATGATATAATATTAATACCTAAGAAGAGTGTAATAGACTTAGAGTTTAATATTTTAGAAGAGTCAGTTTATCATATATTAAAGGTATCGGGTCTCTTCAAAGAATTTGGTGACAAATGA
- the yidD gene encoding membrane protein insertion efficiency factor YidD, whose protein sequence is MAKMAILLIKFYQRFISRYILVGRHCRFYPTCSEYSLMAYKKYGFIKGTYLSIMRILRCNPFNKGGYDPLK, encoded by the coding sequence ATGGCTAAAATGGCTATTTTATTAATAAAGTTTTATCAAAGATTTATTTCAAGATACATCTTGGTAGGAAGGCATTGCAGATTTTATCCAACTTGCTCTGAGTATTCCCTTATGGCTTATAAGAAATATGGTTTTATTAAGGGGACTTATTTAAGTATAATGAGAATTTTAAGATGTAATCCATTTAATAAGGGAGGATATGATCCGCTGAAATGA
- a CDS encoding YidC/Oxa1 family membrane protein insertase: protein MTSFFGNILGGLLKFVFDFVSSIGTESDFFSYYGISIILTTILFRLLLLPISLQQSRSTKIMNELQPKIQEIQRKYKNDPQTQQAKLMQLYKENNYNPASGCLILLIQFPIILAFFNVLRDPVRFVFKDINVYNAINKGFLWIPNLEQPDPYIWGLPLFAALTTFLQSKLMSTNIESNPQTESTQRMMNIFLPIMIFWAARSFPSGISLYWVVGNLFQIVQQLVINRSLGKIKEETR, encoded by the coding sequence ATGACGTCTTTTTTTGGAAATATATTAGGAGGTTTATTGAAGTTTGTTTTCGATTTTGTTTCTAGTATAGGTACTGAATCTGATTTTTTTTCATATTATGGTATATCGATTATATTGACTACTATTTTATTTAGATTATTGCTTTTACCTATAAGTTTACAGCAAAGCAGATCTACGAAAATAATGAATGAATTACAACCAAAGATTCAGGAAATACAAAGAAAATATAAAAATGACCCACAGACCCAACAAGCAAAGTTGATGCAACTATATAAGGAAAACAATTACAATCCAGCTTCTGGTTGTTTAATATTATTAATTCAATTTCCTATTATTTTGGCCTTCTTTAACGTTTTACGAGATCCAGTTAGATTTGTTTTTAAGGATATAAATGTTTATAATGCCATTAATAAGGGTTTTTTATGGATTCCAAATTTAGAACAGCCAGATCCTTATATTTGGGGATTGCCACTTTTTGCTGCATTAACTACCTTTTTGCAAAGTAAACTTATGTCCACCAATATTGAATCTAATCCTCAAACTGAATCTACTCAAAGGATGATGAATATTTTTTTACCTATAATGATTTTTTGGGCTGCTAGATCCTTCCCATCGGGTATTAGTTTGTATTGGGTTGTAGGAAACTTATTTCAGATAGTTCAACAGTTGGTGATTAATAGGTCTTTGGGTAAAATTAAGGAGGAGACAAGATAG
- the jag gene encoding RNA-binding cell elongation regulator Jag/EloR, with the protein MRSVVKVAKTVREAIDNALDELNLSESDVKIEVLEEPSKGLFGLLGAKDAVVRVTVVNDPIEIVENFLSKILLSMRIKGTVMAKRENNIINVEIMNINSSDMGIIIGKRGNTLDAIQYLLSLSINRNREDYIKVILDVKGYRKKREETLIKLANRMAEKSKLSKKPIKLEPMNPYERRIIHSALQNVSGVSTYSEGEEPYRRVIIQAK; encoded by the coding sequence ATGAGGTCCGTTGTTAAGGTAGCAAAAACTGTCCGTGAAGCTATTGATAATGCATTGGATGAGTTAAACCTTAGTGAGTCTGATGTGAAGATTGAGGTGTTGGAAGAACCAAGTAAGGGCTTATTTGGATTGTTGGGAGCGAAGGATGCAGTAGTACGTGTAACGGTGGTTAATGACCCAATAGAGATTGTTGAGAATTTTTTAAGTAAAATTTTACTATCTATGCGGATTAAAGGAACGGTAATGGCTAAAAGGGAGAACAACATTATAAATGTAGAAATTATGAATATTAATTCATCTGATATGGGCATCATAATAGGTAAAAGAGGAAATACTTTAGATGCAATACAGTATTTATTGAGTTTATCAATTAATAGAAATAGGGAAGATTATATTAAAGTGATATTGGATGTTAAAGGATATAGAAAGAAAAGAGAAGAAACATTGATTAAATTAGCTAATAGGATGGCTGAAAAATCTAAGCTTAGTAAAAAACCTATTAAGTTAGAACCTATGAATCCCTATGAAAGGAGAATTATACATTCTGCTTTACAAAATGTTAGTGGAGTATCTACTTATAGCGAAGGAGAAGAACCTTATAGGAGAGTAATAATTCAAGCAAAATAG
- the mnmE gene encoding tRNA uridine-5-carboxymethylaminomethyl(34) synthesis GTPase MnmE, which translates to MSDTIAAISTAIGEAGIGIVRMSGKESLDIANKLFKGKKIEKLTESYNRRLVYGHIIDPKNSEIIDEVLIAFMKEPYTYTRENMVEIYCHGGIIPVRRILDLVLEYGSRLAEPGEFTKRAFLNGRLDLAQSEAVIDLIRAKTDKSYKVSLDQLEGNLSKKIEEIRNILLEMIAHIEASIDFPEEDIEEITYEELEEKGRIVYEKIGKLLQTADRGKILRDGLNAVILGKPNVGKSSLLNAILRENRAIVTNIPGTTRDIIEEYVNIDGIPLKVIDTAGIRTTDDIVEKIGVDRAKEMVDKADLIIAVFDASNELTEEDYQIIDIVKNRKSIVLLNKTDLPNKYDENLLKELIPDKEIIVTSIISGIGIDRLENAIKKMFYSGNLLVESDILITNLRHKNQLIKAKKNIEEGINGITSNMPLDCIEVDIKNCWKNLGEISGDTVGEDILDKIFSEFCIGK; encoded by the coding sequence ATGTCTGATACCATTGCAGCTATTTCAACTGCTATTGGTGAAGCTGGAATTGGAATAGTGAGGATGAGTGGAAAAGAGTCTTTAGATATAGCAAATAAGCTATTTAAAGGGAAAAAGATTGAAAAATTAACTGAAAGCTATAATAGGCGATTAGTTTATGGTCATATTATAGACCCTAAAAATAGTGAGATTATAGATGAAGTTTTGATTGCCTTCATGAAAGAGCCATATACTTATACTAGAGAAAATATGGTAGAAATATATTGTCATGGTGGTATTATTCCAGTTAGGAGAATTTTAGATTTAGTTTTAGAATATGGTTCTAGGCTAGCAGAGCCTGGAGAATTTACAAAAAGGGCATTCTTAAATGGTAGATTGGATTTGGCCCAGTCAGAAGCGGTTATTGATCTAATTAGAGCTAAAACAGATAAGTCATATAAAGTGTCATTAGATCAATTGGAAGGGAATTTATCAAAAAAAATTGAGGAAATAAGAAATATACTATTGGAAATGATAGCTCATATAGAGGCCTCCATAGATTTTCCAGAGGAAGATATAGAAGAGATTACCTATGAAGAATTAGAGGAAAAAGGGAGAATAGTTTATGAGAAAATAGGCAAACTTCTTCAAACAGCAGATAGAGGTAAGATTCTTCGAGATGGTTTGAATGCAGTAATACTTGGAAAGCCAAATGTGGGGAAATCCTCGTTATTAAATGCCATATTAAGAGAGAATAGGGCGATTGTGACTAATATTCCCGGTACTACTAGGGATATAATAGAAGAATATGTAAATATAGATGGCATTCCATTAAAGGTTATAGATACTGCTGGAATCCGCACTACTGATGATATAGTGGAGAAAATAGGAGTAGATAGGGCAAAGGAAATGGTAGATAAGGCTGATTTAATCATAGCTGTCTTTGATGCATCAAATGAATTGACGGAAGAAGACTATCAGATTATTGATATTGTAAAAAATAGAAAGTCTATAGTATTGCTAAATAAAACGGATTTGCCAAACAAATATGATGAAAATCTCCTTAAGGAACTAATCCCTGATAAGGAGATTATAGTAACTTCTATAATATCTGGAATAGGAATAGATAGACTGGAAAACGCTATAAAAAAAATGTTTTATAGTGGGAATTTGCTGGTAGAAAGCGATATTTTAATTACCAATTTGAGGCATAAAAATCAGCTCATAAAGGCTAAAAAGAATATAGAAGAAGGAATAAATGGTATTACATCAAATATGCCTTTAGATTGTATAGAAGTAGATATAAAGAATTGTTGGAAGAATTTAGGTGAAATTTCTGGTGATACCGTTGGTGAGGATATATTGGATAAAATATTTTCTGAATTTTGTATAGGTAAATAG